In Nostoc sp. GT001, a genomic segment contains:
- a CDS encoding TetR/AcrR family transcriptional regulator, with protein MSSSSGRPRSIHADQAILQATLDLLAEVGYESMSIEAIASRAGVGKTTIYRRYTSKEELVADAIESLRDDLVIPDTDSFWGDMDILINNAAKKIDSPLGRQTLALIISTASSNPQFAEVYWTKYTKLRREAFSKILERAKSRGEIHKDADVELIIDLVSGSLYYALIFKPTTEPVEAYMRRTMNLLIKGVGSRE; from the coding sequence ATGTCAAGTTCTTCTGGACGCCCACGTAGCATCCACGCCGACCAAGCCATTCTGCAAGCGACCCTAGATTTGCTTGCAGAGGTAGGATATGAAAGCATGAGTATAGAAGCGATCGCTTCCCGTGCTGGAGTTGGTAAAACGACCATCTATCGGCGTTACACTTCCAAAGAAGAATTAGTTGCAGACGCGATCGAAAGTTTGAGAGATGATTTAGTGATCCCCGATACTGATAGCTTTTGGGGAGACATGGATATCCTGATTAATAATGCCGCCAAAAAAATAGATAGTCCTCTTGGTCGTCAGACACTTGCGCTGATAATTAGTACAGCATCTAGCAATCCTCAGTTTGCAGAGGTTTACTGGACAAAATATACAAAACTCCGACGTGAAGCCTTTTCTAAAATACTTGAGCGTGCCAAGTCCAGAGGCGAAATTCACAAGGATGCAGACGTAGAACTAATTATCGACCTTGTAAGCGGGTCACTATATTATGCACTGATCTTCAAACCCACAACGGAGCCAGTAGAAGCATACATGCGCCGCACCATGAATCTTTTGATAAAGGGAGTAGGGAGTAGGGAGTAG
- the patD gene encoding heterocyst frequency control protein PatD: MSLNRDKYLAFVTLLEQLRSDATTTQIVAPELRQHVATLQQFFGQQIVPLADENWRVQSYQTEMSKQLRLLAIDVMFLQGARQASTVQTRLQTISDRLTTLIQYCDAICNQKRKGKITIVHLFL; this comes from the coding sequence ATGTCTTTAAACCGTGATAAATATCTGGCATTCGTAACTTTATTAGAGCAATTACGCTCCGATGCCACAACTACCCAAATCGTTGCGCCAGAACTGCGGCAGCATGTAGCCACGTTGCAGCAATTTTTCGGGCAACAGATTGTGCCTTTGGCTGATGAAAACTGGCGAGTGCAGTCTTATCAAACGGAGATGAGCAAGCAATTGCGCCTTTTGGCAATAGATGTGATGTTTTTGCAAGGAGCGCGGCAAGCATCTACTGTACAAACGAGACTTCAAACGATTAGCGATCGCTTGACAACCCTCATTCAATACTGTGATGCCATCTGCAACCAGAAGCGGAAGGGAAAAATAACAATTGTTCACCTTTTTCTCTAA